Genomic segment of Saprospira sp. CCB-QB6:
AGACGGCTTTTGGTAAACGCTATCAATTTGCGCAAATCCGCGCCGCGCTGGATCCTATTAAGGCTTATCAGGAAATGGTGCCTATTATGGACTATGAGCAGATGTACAGCAACTGGTGGCATCGCCTGCTAGAGGATGAAGCTAATGTGGTCTGGCCTGGACAAATCCGCTATTTTGCCCAAAGCTCAGGTACCTCGGGTAGCCCTAGCAAACAGATTCCCGTCAGCAAGGCGATGCTGGGCGCCATGAAACGCAGCACTAAGTTTATGTTTGCCCACTCTACGCAATGGGAATTGGGACCCGATTTCTATGGTCGAGACTTCCTTATTATGGGCAGTAGCACAACCTTGCGCAAACAAGGCCAACATTGGTTAGGCGATATTTCGGGGATCAATGCGACCCAAATGCCAAGTTGGTTCCGCGGCTTCTATAAACCTGGCGCCAAAATTATTAAACTCCCCAATTGGGAGGAACGAGTTTCTGCTATTGCCGAACAAGCCCATAAATGGGACCTAAGCGTAATTGCAGGTATTCCCTCTTGGGTGCAAATGATGCTCGAACGAGTGCTGGCGGTCCAAAAGGCCGATCAAATTATTGATATTTGGCCCAATCTCAAGATTTATGTCTCTGGCGGTATCGCCTTTTCGCCTTACCGACAACGCTTTAAGGAGCTGATTGGCGGCAATGTACACACCCTAGATACCTATAATACTTCGGAGGGCAGCTTGGCCTGCCAAACCCGCATCGATGATGAGGTAATGCCCCTAGAACTGATCCTAAACAATGGGATTTTCTTTGAGTTTGTCCCCTTTAATGCCGATAACTTTAGCCCTACAGGGCAGCTGCTGCCTCAAGCCAAAGCCCTGCATATTGGCGAGCTGAAGGAGGGCAAGGAGTATGCACTGGTCCTTAGCACTTGCTCAGGCGCTTGGCGCTATTTACTGGGCGATACGGTCCGCTTACTCAATAAAGAACGAGCCGAAATCCGCATCACGGGCCGCATTAAGCATTTTGTGAGCATCTGCGGCGAACACCTCTCTATTGATAATATGAATGCCGCCCTGGCCCTTTGCGAACAACAAACAGGCCTGCAATTTGGCGAGTTTCATCTGCAAGCAGTCAAGGTAGGTAACCATTTTGAACATCATTGGTTCCTGGGGCAAACGGCCCCTCTAGCAGGCTTGTCCGAAGAGCTACTGGCGCAGCAACTGGACCAATATCTGGCTGCCCTAAACGATGACTACAAAACCGAAAGAGAAGATAATTTGTTGAAGAAGGTGAAGCTGCGCCTCTTGCCTAATGCCCTGTTTTGGGAATGGTGGGGGCAGCAAAAACGCATTGACGGACAGTCCAAATTTCCAAGGGTACTGACCGCCAAGCAATTTGCCGACTGGAAACATTTCTTAGATGCCAAAGGATACTAAAGCCATTTTACTTTTTGATGGGGTTTGCCAACTTTGCGAGAAAAGCGTGCAGTTTGTCTTGCGCCGAGACCCCAAAGGACGGGTCCATTTTGCGGCCTTACAATCGGAGGTTGGGCAAGCGCTTTTGGCCCAACACCAACTGGCCAAAAGCGATTTTAAATCGCTGGTGCTACTAGACAATGGCCAAGCCTATTTGGGCTCTACGGCTGCTCTGCGCCTGCTCTGCCTGCTGCCTTTTCCCTGGCCGCTCTTTGGCGTTTTTTTGTGGCTGCCTCGCTTTTTGCGAGATCCTGTCTACTACTGGATTTCCAAAAATCGCTATCGTTGGTTTGGCCAAAAAGAAAGCTGTATGCTGCCCAAACCTGATTGGCAAGATCGTTTTTTATCCTAATTATTTGGGGCCCGCGGCCGCCTTTTCTAGAAAACGGCGGCCGCCGCTATGCTGTGGGGCTCACAGGGCTGTTCGGCCCTTCGCTGGCTTCGCCAGCTCGGTCTGGCGCTGCGCGCCACCCCTCCGCAGCGCTGGGCCGCTCATCTTTTTCCCTTGCCCTAAACAGCTGTTTGCAGCCGCCTAGCTACTGGAAAACCCCCAGATCTAATCTGCATCGATACATTTAGCTAGGGGGAGCTGTCTAAGGCTCTATCTTTTTTTCTGGACTTGACCTACTACAAATTAACTAAGCTCGCTTAGCAGCGAAATATTGGAGGCAGTTGTATTTAAGCCCTTGTCATTTTACCCTAGGGGTAAGCCCCTAGGCTAATAGTCATATTCGCCCCCTCGAAGGAGGGGGCTTTTTGTTTGGCTCTATTGGTTAATTGGGCCCAGACGTAATTTTGTTTCTTGGCCCTTAGGTACTAAGTCTATGTTTGAAGAGCAAGCGAATAGTTGGTCGTTAAAGATCTTGCTCGCTTAACTGTTCAAGCTCAGGAGGAAAGACGAATCCCCTCGGAGGAGGGGATGATAGATTTAATAGCCTAGGGCCTTGGCCCTAGGGGTGAAATTTATATCATATTGGCCTGTGGGTTGAAACCCACAGCAAAAAGGGAGGCCATGCTAGACCTAATGAAATAGGCCGAAGGTTAAAACCTTCAGCCCATATACGTAGAGGAAAACAGACAGTTCTAAAGCCAAAAGATTTAAATCAATGAGGGTTTTAACCCTCATTCTATAAAAATATTGCGAAGCAATAGCATCCTTGCTGTGGGTTTCAACCCACAGTATCGGCCTAGCGATGTGCAGCAGTGGCCCGTAGGGCCAGACCAAGCCGCCCTAGGCGGCGAAGGGCCGAGTGACCCGACCAAAGGGAGCCGACGCAGCAAAGCAAGTAATAGCGAGCTGCGGAACGTAGCGCCGCAAGGCGAAGCCGCAGCGGAGGCCCCAAAACAGTATCATTTTGAAAATAAGCTTAGAGAAAGCCTTTTAATTTGGAGCTATGCAAGTTTCTTTTTTGGCTAGGAGGGGCTTGATAGATGGCATAGTCGGGAGTGTTTTGGGTAATGATAGCGCCCATACCGATAATATTGTATTGGCCGATTTGGATATTTTGTTGGACAGCGGATTGGAGGCCGAGGAAAGAGCATTGGCCCACGACAACATTGCCTGCTAGGGTAGATCCGCTAAGGAGAGAGTGGGCTTGGATTTGGCAGTGGTGGCCTAGTCTGGCCCCGAAGAGGATACAATTATCGGCTAATTGGGTAAAGGGTTGGAGGACCGATCCTTCTCCGACAAAGACATTTTCGCCTAGTTGGAGATTGGGCCAGAAGTCGGCTTTAGAGGAGCAATAGCTGGCTAAAGTGTAGCCTTTTTCTTTAAAGTAGAGGAAGAGTCGTTTTCGTTCTTTGATATTGCCAACAGCGATAAATAGGGCGGTTGTTGTAGGGGGGTAGGACTGTTGGAGTTCTTCTAGGGGGATAATGGGGTAATCTGCTTTTGCCTTGGTTAGATATTTTTGTTCGATACAGTGGGCAATAGGCTGGTAGGGGCTATCTAGTTGGAAGACATAGGCGGCATAGGCGGCAAATCGGCCACATCCATAGATAATCAGCTGCATAAATAGGTGGGTTAAGTTTTAGAATAGGATTGGGGTGTTATAGAAAAAGGTCTAACCCCTCTCTGGGTTAGACCTTTAGTGTAAAGTAGGAATAAAAAAGATTAAGGGCGTTCTGGAACGCTTTCTTTTTCGGGTTTGATGGTCAGGATCAGTGCTTTTTCGATATCGGCATATTGGTTAATGGCCTTTTTGATATCCTCTGCTTTGAGTTCCTCGATCATTTTTTCTTTATTGAAAATGCTCAAGGGGTTTTCATTGAAGCGGTACTTATTGAGTAGTTGACCGAGCCAGAAGCGGTTCTCTTTAAGGTTAGTTTCTAGGCCGCGGCGTTTAGTTTCGCGGACCTTTTCGAGATTTTCCTCAGAGGGGCCATCTTTTTGGAGTTTGGCTACTTCTTCTTTAACGGCTTCTACAAGGACCTCCACATCTTCGGGGGCGCATTGGAAGAAGACAATAATTTGGCTACTTCCGTTGGGTTCGCGGCTCATGCCACCGCCGACGAATGGGCTATACACGCCACCTTTATCTTCGCGTAGGTTTTCGCGGACCATGATGCTAAGGACGCTAATAGCGGCATCTAATTTAAAGGCTTCTTGGGCAGACCATTCCACCTCTTGGGCGAAAGAGAGAATTACATTGGATTGAGGGGCGAGGCCTTTTTTAAGGTTTTTGGTCATTCCTTCTGTGGGGAATTTCACCTCAGGATCGCGATAATTCTCTTTGCGGTTTGTGCTAGGGAGGCTAGCGATATATTGCTCCACCTGTCCTTTAATGTCTTCGGGTTTAAAGTTACCGACGAGGACAAAAGTAAAATCGCTAAAATCGGCAAAGCGCTCCTTATAAATCTCGTGTGCGCGTTTCATATCGATGCTGCGGATTTGCTCCTCAGAAAGGATACCTTGGCGGCGCGGGTGATTTTGGCTAAGGGCTTTTTGGTATTCGTTGAAGAAATACTGTTGAGGGTTAGAGAGGGCATTGCGGCTTTGTTCTACAGCTTCTTCGAGGAAAGCTTTATAGGCTTTTTCATCTAGGCGGCTTTGCGTAGCGTAGAGATAAAGCAATTTGAGCATAGTTTCGAAATCGGCGGTAGAAGAGCGGCCAGAGAAGCCCTCGCTAAGTTCGCTGATATAGGGGCTAAGGCTTACCGTTTTGGCGGTCAATTTTTTCTCTAGGGCGATGCGGTCAAATTGGCCAACGCCAGAGCGGTCTACCAATTCGGCGGCGCTAGAGGCGCTAAGGAAATCCTTGAGGTCATAGATAGAGTGTCCACCAGGGCTATAAGCTTGCAGCATAATTTGGTCGCCTTCAAAGTCGGTAGGTTTCAAGATCACTTTGGCCCCGTTAGAGAGGGTCCATTCTGTGATATTGAGTTCTTTTTCGGTTACTTCTTTTTGGGTGGTCACCTTACCTGCGGTGGGGACTTTTTCGAGCAGAGGTAGATCGAGGAATTTATCCTTATAGGCTTCTACTTCAATCTTTTCGCTTTCGGCTAGAAGTTCGCGGATGCGGTCTTCAGTAGGGATTTTGAGGCCTTCTTTTTCGGGGGCAGTAAGGATAGCCGTACGGTTTTCCTTAGTGATCCAAGCTTTGGGCAGGGCGTTCATTTCCTTGAGCTTAATGCTAGGGAGAAACTCCTTAACCAATTGTAGTTCCTTTTCGATGCCGAATAGGGGGGCATCTTGGAGGAAGTGGCTCACGCATTCGCCAGCGATAGAGGCAGAGGTCACCTTATCGCGTTTGCGGTAGGCTTGTTCTACATAATTGAGATATTCGGCTTTAGCGCGTTCTAGTTCTGTATCGGTAAAGCCGTGTTCTAGTACGCGTTTTTGTTC
This window contains:
- a CDS encoding acetyltransferase; amino-acid sequence: MQLIIYGCGRFAAYAAYVFQLDSPYQPIAHCIEQKYLTKAKADYPIIPLEELQQSYPPTTTALFIAVGNIKERKRLFLYFKEKGYTLASYCSSKADFWPNLQLGENVFVGEGSVLQPFTQLADNCILFGARLGHHCQIQAHSLLSGSTLAGNVVVGQCSFLGLQSAVQQNIQIGQYNIIGMGAIITQNTPDYAIYQAPPSQKRNLHSSKLKGFL
- a CDS encoding thiol-disulfide oxidoreductase DCC family protein encodes the protein MPKDTKAILLFDGVCQLCEKSVQFVLRRDPKGRVHFAALQSEVGQALLAQHQLAKSDFKSLVLLDNGQAYLGSTAALRLLCLLPFPWPLFGVFLWLPRFLRDPVYYWISKNRYRWFGQKESCMLPKPDWQDRFLS
- a CDS encoding M16 family metallopeptidase gives rise to the protein MMKLKQWAFALGLLLMGVAACKTSTKVKGGLSSNDEQQNSPAKDTSSPLSGLGGISANTTTVEEKASGMEAALPFDESIRTGQLENGMRYYLRKNAKPENRIELRLAIDAGSMQEEESQRGLAHFVEHMCFNGTANFKKNELVDFLEKTGVRFGADLNAYTSFDETVYMLQLPTDKEGLVDKGLVVMQDWASAVSFEEEEIDKERGVILSEWRTRLGANERMRQVYWPKLFYNSRYADRLPIGTTDVIQNAPYERLTTFYKDWYRPDLMALIVVGDIDLDEIEAKIKTNFSKMENPEKPKAKKLFEVPGHKETFVAVATDKEATNVSFQMIHKHAPKSIKTLDDFRTSITHQLYNIMLNARYDELSQDPKAPFLYAGSGYGNYVRNCDAYFIQAGAKENSIEEAITLVLREQKRVLEHGFTDTELERAKAEYLNYVEQAYRKRDKVTSASIAGECVSHFLQDAPLFGIEKELQLVKEFLPSIKLKEMNALPKAWITKENRTAILTAPEKEGLKIPTEDRIRELLAESEKIEVEAYKDKFLDLPLLEKVPTAGKVTTQKEVTEKELNITEWTLSNGAKVILKPTDFEGDQIMLQAYSPGGHSIYDLKDFLSASSAAELVDRSGVGQFDRIALEKKLTAKTVSLSPYISELSEGFSGRSSTADFETMLKLLYLYATQSRLDEKAYKAFLEEAVEQSRNALSNPQQYFFNEYQKALSQNHPRRQGILSEEQIRSIDMKRAHEIYKERFADFSDFTFVLVGNFKPEDIKGQVEQYIASLPSTNRKENYRDPEVKFPTEGMTKNLKKGLAPQSNVILSFAQEVEWSAQEAFKLDAAISVLSIMVRENLREDKGGVYSPFVGGGMSREPNGSSQIIVFFQCAPEDVEVLVEAVKEEVAKLQKDGPSEENLEKVRETKRRGLETNLKENRFWLGQLLNKYRFNENPLSIFNKEKMIEELKAEDIKKAINQYADIEKALILTIKPEKESVPERP
- a CDS encoding GH3 family domain-containing protein — translated: MSKIKGQLFKRGLMWHLRSASQRQQTPKSLQQQSLLFLLQMAQQTAFGKRYQFAQIRAALDPIKAYQEMVPIMDYEQMYSNWWHRLLEDEANVVWPGQIRYFAQSSGTSGSPSKQIPVSKAMLGAMKRSTKFMFAHSTQWELGPDFYGRDFLIMGSSTTLRKQGQHWLGDISGINATQMPSWFRGFYKPGAKIIKLPNWEERVSAIAEQAHKWDLSVIAGIPSWVQMMLERVLAVQKADQIIDIWPNLKIYVSGGIAFSPYRQRFKELIGGNVHTLDTYNTSEGSLACQTRIDDEVMPLELILNNGIFFEFVPFNADNFSPTGQLLPQAKALHIGELKEGKEYALVLSTCSGAWRYLLGDTVRLLNKERAEIRITGRIKHFVSICGEHLSIDNMNAALALCEQQTGLQFGEFHLQAVKVGNHFEHHWFLGQTAPLAGLSEELLAQQLDQYLAALNDDYKTEREDNLLKKVKLRLLPNALFWEWWGQQKRIDGQSKFPRVLTAKQFADWKHFLDAKGY